Below is a window of Brachyspira hampsonii DNA.
ATTATGGTTATGAGTAATGGAAGAGTTGCTGGTATAGTTGAAACTAAAAATACTAATCAGGAAGAAATTATGGCATTGTCTGCTAAATATTTATAATTTTAATCGAAAGGACGGATTATGGACACTAATAAAATAAACATTAAAACTATTAAATCATTTATATTAAACAATGCTATATTTGCAGCATTACTCTTAATACTTATAGGTATTATCATTAAAGACCCTAGTTTCTTCAAATTGAGTAATTTTTTAAATATATTTGCTCAGGCTTCTACTCGTATGATAATAGCTGTAGGAGTAGGCACACTTCTTGTAACTCAAGGTAACGACTTAGGTGCTGGTAGAGCTGTAGGACTTGCTGCGGTTGTAAGTGCTTCGCTTTTACAATCTCCTTCTAACCCTACTAGAATGTATCCAGATTTGCCTATGCTTCCGGTTATACTTCCTATACTTTTAGTTATGCTTATACTTATGGTATTCGGACTTATAAATGGTTTTATCATTTCTAAACTTTATGTAACTCCATTTATTGCCACTTTAGGTATGCAGCTTATACTTTATGGTGTAACTAGTACTTATTTTGACAGACCTCCTTATGGTGCTCAGCCTATCGGAGGACTTGATCCTAGATTTACTAATCTTGCTTTGGGAGGTATAAAAATAGGAAACTATACTATTTCATACCTAATTATATTTGCTGTCATAATAACTGCCATAATGTGGATAATTTGGAATAAAACTAAATTAGGTAAGAACATATTTGCTGTGGGAGGCAACCCTGAAGCTGCTGCTGTTTCTGGTGTAAACATTCCTCTTACTCTTATGATAGTATATACTATGGCTGGTGCTTTATATGGTATAGCCGGTTCATTAGAAGTTGCTCGTGTTGGTTCTGCTACTAATAACTTGGGTAACGGTTATGAGCTTGATGCTATTGCTGCATGCGTTGTAGGAGGAGTTTCATTCTCTGGCGGTATTGGTTCTATATTAGGTATTGTATCTGGTGTATTAATATTCCAAGTTATTAACTATGGTATGACATTCGTTGGTATTTCTCCATATATGCAATACATAATTAAGGGTGCCATCATAATTGCAGCTGTTGCAGTTGATACGCAAAAATATTTGAAAAAAGTATGATAGGGTTTTATTATGGAATATGATAATAATGATCCTTTTAAGAGAGAATTTAATAAAAAGGAAACTAAAAAAAGAACTTTGAAATCTTGGATATTCCTAGGTTTTATAGTAATGATATTTTTAGTAGCTGAGTTTATAAGGTATATTGCTAGTTTAATATATCGTTAAATAGAAAAGGCTGTGCTTATTAATATTTTTAAGCATAGCCTTTTTAATTTTTATTAATTTAATCTTCTATTTCTTCATAAACAAGCGGTTCATCTATAAATCTTGTATATATTATAAGTTTATTTCTTTCTATTTTGAATGAGTATGCAGTCTGAAGTATTGATAAATAATCACCTTCTGCCCTTCTCTTTTCTGCATTATCTGTTTTTCTAGTAGTTCTTATCATGTCTATTGATATTCCTTCTCCATCTATTTTGCAATTAGCCCAATAATCATTTATAGCAGACTTACCATATATTTTATTATCATCTATACTAATAGTAATATTCATAGCAGTATGCATACTTATAAGACGATAAACCTTAATTTTTTCTTCAATCACAGGTTCTTCAGTTATAGAAACTGTATTATGGGCACATGACATCAATAAGAATATGACTAATATAATATTTAAATATAAAAATCTTTTCAAAATTAAAATAAAGTAAGCTCCCCTTCTTTACTTCCGCCGCCGCTAAGATCTTCAAATGTATCCATTGAGCCGGAATTATTATCGAATGCCCCTGAAGAGTTGCCTTTAAGTATATCTTCAAATATAGGAGAACTT
It encodes the following:
- a CDS encoding META domain-containing protein; translated protein: MKRFLYLNIILVIFLLMSCAHNTVSITEEPVIEEKIKVYRLISMHTAMNITISIDDNKIYGKSAINDYWANCKIDGEGISIDMIRTTRKTDNAEKRRAEGDYLSILQTAYSFKIERNKLIIYTRFIDEPLVYEEIED
- the mglC gene encoding galactose/methyl galactoside ABC transporter permease MglC; this translates as MDTNKINIKTIKSFILNNAIFAALLLILIGIIIKDPSFFKLSNFLNIFAQASTRMIIAVGVGTLLVTQGNDLGAGRAVGLAAVVSASLLQSPSNPTRMYPDLPMLPVILPILLVMLILMVFGLINGFIISKLYVTPFIATLGMQLILYGVTSTYFDRPPYGAQPIGGLDPRFTNLALGGIKIGNYTISYLIIFAVIITAIMWIIWNKTKLGKNIFAVGGNPEAAAVSGVNIPLTLMIVYTMAGALYGIAGSLEVARVGSATNNLGNGYELDAIAACVVGGVSFSGGIGSILGIVSGVLIFQVINYGMTFVGISPYMQYIIKGAIIIAAVAVDTQKYLKKV